CGCCGGAAGCGGGGCAGTATTCCTGCCGCCGAGCTGCACGGCCGCGACGACGTGCCGACGCTCGAGGCGTACCGCGACTAGGTAGACCCGGATGGCGTCCACGGCGAGGCGGCCCTCCGCGAGTTCGCCGCGCGTCGACAGGAAGATCGCCCGCAACGCCGGCTTACGAGTGCGCCAGCCGGCGGCGCATGTCCGGATGGAATCGGACCTCGCCGAGGCGCCCAATCCCGCCCACCAAGTCGACTGCTGGTTCGAGCCCGTCGTGGCGGCGCGGCTGGCCGTCGCGGGACTCACCATCGTCGCCGACCTGCTGGCGCTGATCCGGCGCCGCCAGCAGCGCTGGTACACCTCCGTGCCGCGGCTCGGTCCCAAAGGCGCAGAGCGCATCACGGGTTGGCTGTCGCTGCATGCTGCGTCACAGGGCGAGCCGTCGCCTCTTGCCACCACGCCGCGGTGGCAGTTCGTGGCCGGTCATCCGGCACTCGCACGGACACCCCGGCTGGGGACATTGATTGACGTAATGCCGCTGGAATCACTGCAGGCGATACCGCTACCGGCCGAACTCGACGGCTCGCAGGGCCTCAACCGCGGCCACACCTCGACCATCAGATCGCGCTCGACCGCGCTCTCGACGCATCCATGGGTGGATCGCAGGCTGCGGTGCGGATAGTTTGCAAACCGGCGCAAAGCGGAACGGTTGCTACGGTGGTCAATCATCGTCAGGCGCAAGCCGCTGTCGTCGCTGAACACACTGGACCTTGACATGTACATCAAGCGGTTTCTCGCCGATCCACAGCCAGCCGGGCGCTGGGTCGGCCAGGGCAAAGCGGAACGACTCGATCCGGCATGGCGGCCCTTCACCAAGCCGCTCCCTGGCAGCGGCCGTGAAATCGCCCGGAAGCTGCTGTCGGCCATGCGCAGCTGGCTGATCAGGCAGTAGTACCTGCCAGTCAATCCGGTCCACGGCCTGCCTAAGGTAGGTAACACGAAGCGGGCGGGCGCCGTGGCGGGCCGGACCCTAACGCACGCACAGTGGCGTTTCGTGCTGTAGCCGATCAGCCGGCCGGATCCTACGCCAGCCGACCAGTGCGATTATTTCTCGCTGCTGCTGGCCGATGCGACGGGGCTGCGCCGCGCGAAACTCGTGGCCGCCACTACTGGCGCCCTGTCACGCGAGGCGCTCGACGACGCATGGACCCTGCAGGTCCGAGGGCAAAGGCCGGCGCGAGCGGCTGGTGCCGATGCCCGTGCAGCTGATACAGGCGATCGCGACTCGCTGCAGGTACGGCCAGGGCCATGCACGCTGCAGACCGCGCCAGTTGGTACTCCATTCATCGGCCATCACAAAACGAGCCGACCACTGACACCCGACGCGCCAGCCCGCGTCTGCAAGCGCATCGTTACGCGCGCCGCGCAACAGCTCGAGTTGCCTATCCAGGCGGCGCGGCCGATCTGCGACGGGCGAGCAGCCACGGACTACGGCACACGCACGCGAACCACGCGCGCGATGCGGGCAGTGACCTACGCGACGTGCAGACGGATCTGGGGCATGCCGGCCTCAGCACGACCACTCACTATACGAAAGGGAATGACGCCCGACGCTACCAGGCCGTTAATGGGTTCTTCGAGGACGCGCTATCAGCGGGCGGGACGTAGCGGCTCTTGCGGCACAAGGCTCTGTGCGCTTCGGATGAAGATCAACCCGGCACCCGCGCGTCTCGACGTCAAGGCGGGATTTCTCCAAAACCACCAGCCTTTTACCTCGCTGATTGCGTGTCTAGAGTCTAGACACATTCACACGTCACCTACCGCCGCCGACGTTTCAGGGCGCCGCTGTCGCGTGTCGACCGACTCAAACGTGGAAGAACAATGCGCCTGAGAGCGTGGTGGGAATGGACGCATGTCCCGCCCCTCGACCGCCTGTCGATGGCCACTCGCCCCTTGGGCAG
This region of Paraburkholderia terrae genomic DNA includes:
- a CDS encoding site-specific integrase: MHAADRASWYSIHRPSQNEPTTDTRRASPRLQAHRYARRATARVAYPGGAADLRRASSHGLRHTHANHARDAGSDLRDVQTDLGHAGLSTTTHYTKGNDARRYQAVNGFFEDALSAGGT
- a CDS encoding phage integrase family protein produces the protein MESDLAEAPNPAHQVDCWFEPVVAARLAVAGLTIVADLLALIRRRQQRWYTSVPRLGPKGAERITGWLSLHAASQGEPSPLATTPRWQFVAGHPALARTPRLGTLIDVMPLESLQAIPLPAELDGSQGLNRGHTSTIRSRSTALSTHPWVDRRLRCG